A single region of the Sphingobium sp. TKS genome encodes:
- a CDS encoding DUF2946 family protein has product MMGAVRRSELAKGLLAALALLVLAIQLVAPSGFMPVRTDRGVVVTLCTGQGAVNIVVDRGQAPAKDHAPDDGMAGQQHCPFAASVQPVVPPLALADLPLPVWQLGFGPIAFALKTGLIARLAAPPPPSSGPPATF; this is encoded by the coding sequence ATGATGGGGGCAGTCAGACGATCGGAATTGGCGAAAGGCCTGCTGGCCGCGCTGGCTCTGCTCGTGCTGGCGATTCAGCTTGTTGCGCCCTCGGGCTTCATGCCGGTGCGGACCGATCGGGGCGTCGTGGTGACGCTTTGCACGGGGCAGGGCGCGGTCAATATCGTGGTCGACCGGGGGCAGGCTCCCGCCAAGGATCACGCGCCGGATGACGGCATGGCGGGGCAGCAGCATTGCCCCTTTGCCGCGTCCGTTCAGCCGGTGGTGCCGCCGCTCGCGCTGGCCGATCTGCCGCTGCCGGTCTGGCAGCTTGGCTTCGGGCCGATCGCCTTCGCGCTCAAGACCGGGCTGATCGCGCGGCTGGCCGCACCGCCGCCGCCTTCTTCGGGACCGCCCGCCACCTTCTGA
- a CDS encoding TonB-dependent receptor family protein: MSVFSISRGVSLCALACSLSSPALADEVAEQSRIIVTASPVVEEAAAKVARTPGGIDVVSAEDFEDKLAVSLRDALSFSPGVYTQPRFGQEVRISIRGSGLSRGYHMRGLTLLQDGIPINMADDNGDFQELDPQIFQHLEVYRGGNALRRGGSTLGGAINAVTPTGRTAPGAELRVDGGSFDTLRAKAAYGYADERGDAWAAVTADRSDGDRAHGRRKALRFNGNVGLKLNDRVETRFYASAQTIRQKLSGALNESDALNHPAKGNFAGDQARNIDSIRLQNRTTVQLDGGELAFGVYYNAKALNHPIYQLVDQKSKDRGVFASLDLAGDLGGLPVELTLGSQARFGQGKFRQFVNLNGRPGAPTSYQKARAQTINSYGEARIAPIAGLWLIAGGIYTHGERRLDNRFAPVRSGDASFDAFAPKFGLLFEPAQTVQFYANYSRSVELPGFIELGQTQFDTLAVGFVPLQPQKAWTGEIGTRGTLGMAHWDISIYRADLRGEMLQYGAGDSAIPAATFNAGRTRHQGIEAGLDLALAPWAMLRQVYQYSDFRFRDDEQFGNNRLPVVPRHFYRAELKLGTERFSVSPAVEWLPQGAWVDYANTKRVGDYATLNLGAQAEVKPGVTLFLDARNLTGERAVGDISALVRYVPDNPATLVNEGSVAFYPVERRAFYGGVRARF, encoded by the coding sequence ATGTCCGTTTTTTCCATTTCGCGCGGCGTTTCGCTGTGTGCGCTTGCCTGCTCGCTATCTTCTCCCGCTCTGGCCGATGAGGTGGCCGAGCAAAGCCGGATCATCGTCACCGCCAGCCCCGTGGTCGAGGAGGCCGCGGCGAAAGTCGCCCGCACGCCCGGCGGGATCGATGTCGTGTCCGCCGAGGATTTCGAAGACAAGCTGGCCGTTTCCCTGCGCGATGCGCTGAGCTTTTCGCCCGGCGTCTATACCCAGCCGCGCTTCGGGCAGGAGGTGCGGATTTCCATTCGCGGGTCCGGCCTGTCGCGTGGCTATCATATGCGCGGGCTGACGCTGTTGCAGGACGGCATCCCCATCAACATGGCCGACGACAATGGCGATTTTCAGGAGCTGGACCCGCAGATCTTCCAGCATCTGGAGGTTTATCGCGGCGGCAATGCGCTGCGGCGAGGCGGGTCGACGCTGGGCGGGGCGATCAATGCGGTGACGCCGACCGGGCGAACGGCTCCGGGGGCCGAGCTGCGGGTCGATGGCGGGTCGTTCGATACGCTGCGGGCCAAGGCGGCCTACGGCTATGCCGATGAGCGGGGCGATGCCTGGGCGGCCGTCACCGCCGATCGGTCCGATGGCGATCGCGCTCATGGGCGGCGCAAGGCGCTGCGCTTCAACGGCAATGTCGGGTTGAAGCTCAATGACCGGGTGGAGACGCGCTTCTACGCCAGCGCGCAAACGATCCGGCAGAAACTGTCGGGCGCGCTCAATGAAAGCGATGCGCTGAACCATCCGGCCAAGGGCAATTTCGCTGGCGATCAGGCGCGCAATATCGATTCGATCCGCTTGCAGAACCGCACCACGGTTCAGCTTGACGGCGGCGAGCTGGCCTTCGGGGTCTATTATAATGCCAAGGCGCTCAACCATCCGATCTATCAGCTCGTCGACCAGAAGTCGAAGGATCGCGGCGTCTTCGCCAGCCTTGATCTGGCAGGGGATCTGGGCGGGCTGCCGGTCGAATTGACGCTGGGTAGCCAGGCGCGCTTCGGGCAGGGCAAATTCCGGCAGTTCGTCAATCTGAACGGCAGGCCCGGCGCGCCGACCTCCTATCAGAAGGCGCGGGCGCAGACGATCAACAGCTATGGCGAGGCGCGGATCGCACCGATTGCAGGGCTGTGGCTGATCGCGGGCGGCATCTATACCCATGGCGAGCGGCGGCTCGACAATCGTTTCGCCCCGGTAAGGAGCGGGGATGCGTCGTTCGATGCCTTCGCCCCGAAATTCGGGCTGTTGTTCGAGCCCGCGCAGACGGTGCAATTCTATGCGAATTATAGCCGGTCGGTGGAGCTGCCGGGCTTTATCGAATTGGGGCAGACACAGTTTGATACGCTGGCCGTCGGCTTTGTCCCCCTTCAGCCGCAAAAGGCATGGACAGGGGAGATCGGCACCCGTGGGACGCTTGGCATGGCCCATTGGGACATCAGCATCTATCGGGCCGATCTTCGTGGCGAGATGTTGCAATATGGCGCGGGCGACAGCGCTATTCCCGCCGCGACTTTCAATGCAGGCCGCACGCGGCATCAGGGGATTGAGGCGGGGCTGGACCTTGCGCTGGCGCCCTGGGCGATGCTGCGGCAGGTCTATCAATATAGCGATTTCCGCTTCCGCGACGATGAGCAGTTCGGCAATAACCGCTTGCCGGTGGTGCCGCGCCATTTTTACCGGGCGGAGCTGAAGCTGGGGACGGAGCGGTTCAGCGTCTCGCCGGCGGTCGAATGGCTGCCGCAGGGTGCCTGGGTGGACTATGCCAACACGAAACGGGTGGGCGATTACGCCACGCTGAACCTTGGGGCGCAGGCAGAGGTGAAGCCGGGTGTCACCCTGTTCCTCGATGCCCGCAATCTGACCGGCGAGCGGGCTGTGGGGGATATCAGCGCTCTGGTTCGCTATGTGCCGGACAATCCGGCAACTCTGGTGAATGAAGGTAGCGTCGCCTTTTATCCTGTCGAGCGGCGGGCGTTCTATGGTGGGGTGCGCGCCCGGTTCTAA